The genomic segment CTTCTTTGATCTCGGTTAAGGTCTCGCCGATGCCGCCGGCTAGACTGGCTGTGCCCGCCCATCTCTCTCCGTCAGAGGTGCCGTCCGGCTACCGCATGCGGGGGTGCGTGCGGCCAATAGATACTATATATTGATTTCCTCATGGCGGTTTTCACCAGATATGGTGTATCCTGAGCACTGTTGGTTCACGCCACACTTGCCTTGATTTGTAAGGGAACGATAACCATGAAGATTGAGATTTACAGCAAGCCCGCCTGCGTTCAGTGCACCGCCACCTACCGCGCGATGGACAAGCAGGGGCTCGACTATGAGGTCATCGATCTGAGCCAGGATCCCAGCGCCCGCGAAACCGTGGAAGGCCTGGGCTACCGTCAGTTGCCGGTGGTGGTGGCAGGTGACGACCACTGGTCGGGCTTCCGTCCGGATCGCATCCAGGCGCTGGCTTAACTCGGGCTTCAGGTCATCGCAGGAGGTCGCCATGCTGGCCGCGCAGGCACACCAACAGCCGGTTGCTGATCACGCCCAAGGCGAACTGGTGTATTTCTCGACCAAGTCGGGCAATACCCAGCGCTTCGTCGAGAAGCTCGGCTTGCCGGCGCGGCGCATCCCGCTGAGCCGCGATGAGCCGCCGCTGCGCGTGACCCGCCCCTACATCCTGATCACCCCCACCTACGGTGGCGGCAGCGCCGACGGCGCGGTGCCCAAGCAGGTGATCCACTTTCTCAACGATGCGCACAACCGCGGCCTGATTCGCGGCGTGATTGCAGCCGGCAACACCAATTTTGGCGCCGCCTTCGGCCTGGCCGGGCGCATCGTCGCCGACAAATGCGGCGTGCCGCTGCTATATCGATTCGAACTGCTGGGCACGCCGGACGACGTGGTCAGGGTTCAACAGGGAGTAGATGCGTTTTGGAAACGACAGCCATGAGCGAGATTCACCGGCCCGCCGGCCAGAGCGAGGGTGGACGCACACTCGACTACCACGCCCTCAACGCCATGCTCAATCTGTATGGGCCGTCGGGCGAGCTGCAGCTGGACCGCGACCGCGAGGCGGCGCGCCAGTACTTCCTGCAGCACGTCAACCAGAACACCGTGTTCTTCCACTCGCTGGAAGAGAAGCTCGACTACCTCATCGAGGAGAGCTACTACGAGCCCCAGGTGCTCGAGCAGTACGCGCGCACCTTCATCAAGTCGCTGTTCGAGCAGGCCTACGCCTACAAGTTTCGCTTCCCGAGCTTCCTCGGCGCCTTCAAGTACTACACCAGCTATACGCTGAAGACCTTCGACGGCAAGCGCTACCTGGAGCGCTACGAGGACCGCGTGTGCATGGTGGCACTGAGCCTGGCCCGCGGCGACGAGACCCTGGCCCGGGCGCTGGTCGACGAGATCATCAGCGGCCGCTTCCAGCCCGCCACGCCGACCTTCCTCAACTGCGGCAAGCGCCAGCGCGGCGAACTGGTGTCGTGCTTCCTGCTGCGCATCGAGGACAACATGGAGTCCATCGGCCGCGCCATCAACTCGGCGCTGCAGCTCTCCAAGCGCGGCGGCGGGGTGGCCTTCCTGCTCAGCAACATTCGCGAGTTCGGCGCGCCGATCAAGCG from the Halomonas sp. 1513 genome contains:
- the nrdI gene encoding ribonucleotide reductase assembly protein NrdI (in Salmonella NrdI has a stimulatory effect on the ribonucleotide reductase activity of NrdH with NrdEF), with product MLAAQAHQQPVADHAQGELVYFSTKSGNTQRFVEKLGLPARRIPLSRDEPPLRVTRPYILITPTYGGGSADGAVPKQVIHFLNDAHNRGLIRGVIAAGNTNFGAAFGLAGRIVADKCGVPLLYRFELLGTPDDVVRVQQGVDAFWKRQP
- a CDS encoding NrdH-redoxin, giving the protein MKIEIYSKPACVQCTATYRAMDKQGLDYEVIDLSQDPSARETVEGLGYRQLPVVVAGDDHWSGFRPDRIQALA